Proteins co-encoded in one Paracrocinitomix mangrovi genomic window:
- a CDS encoding anthranilate synthase component I family protein, with the protein MNKFRKIECKPNWKNIVSNLESFQSISFIRDDDNFLIAWDTKDELLLEDEFSFEKFEKFKTKNTEEYIFTALSYDIKNYIESSLISKNEDYDNFPTAIFFTTKNIFISNNGTAIYAGKNSDKDILELNNNSSLIAKNDNVTLNEIVSKNNYISSIEKIKDHLQRGDIYEMNYCVPFRATNCKIDPINTFIKLNNKSEAPFSVLLNIKDHSIISASPERFFKISNDIIYSQPIKGTAARGDNFDEDNKLKNNLKKDKKEIAENVMIVDLVRNDLSKIAKRNSVMVEELHELYSFRTVHQLISTISCLIKDETTSSEVIKALFPMGSMTGAPKVSAMQIADQLEVFQRGIYSGSIGYFEPNGNTDFNVIIRSLVYNRKKKTISAAVGGAITILSDPEQEYEECKLKLKALAETLC; encoded by the coding sequence ATGAATAAATTCAGGAAAATAGAATGTAAACCAAATTGGAAGAATATTGTTTCAAATCTTGAATCATTTCAGTCTATCTCATTCATAAGAGATGACGACAATTTCCTAATAGCGTGGGATACCAAAGATGAGCTTCTTTTGGAAGATGAATTTTCATTTGAAAAGTTTGAAAAATTTAAAACAAAAAACACTGAGGAATACATTTTTACTGCGCTTAGCTATGACATTAAAAACTACATTGAATCTTCATTGATTAGTAAAAATGAAGATTATGATAATTTTCCAACAGCTATCTTTTTTACTACTAAAAACATATTTATTTCAAATAATGGGACAGCTATCTATGCAGGTAAAAATTCAGATAAAGACATATTGGAGCTGAACAATAATTCTTCGTTAATAGCCAAAAACGATAATGTTACTTTGAATGAAATAGTATCCAAAAACAATTACATTTCTTCTATTGAAAAAATTAAAGATCATTTACAAAGAGGTGATATATATGAAATGAACTACTGCGTTCCTTTTAGAGCTACGAATTGCAAAATAGATCCTATAAACACATTCATTAAACTGAATAATAAATCTGAAGCTCCGTTTAGTGTATTATTAAATATTAAAGATCATAGCATTATTTCCGCCTCTCCAGAAAGATTCTTTAAAATCAGTAACGATATCATTTATTCTCAACCTATAAAAGGTACAGCAGCTAGAGGTGATAATTTTGACGAAGACAATAAATTAAAAAACAATCTAAAAAAAGATAAAAAAGAAATTGCAGAAAATGTTATGATCGTGGACTTAGTAAGAAATGATCTTTCAAAAATTGCTAAAAGAAATTCTGTAATGGTTGAAGAATTGCATGAATTATATAGTTTTCGGACAGTTCATCAATTAATTTCTACTATTTCTTGCTTGATTAAAGACGAAACTACTTCTTCAGAAGTAATTAAAGCTCTTTTCCCAATGGGTTCAATGACAGGTGCTCCAAAAGTTTCTGCTATGCAAATTGCGGATCAATTAGAAGTTTTTCAAAGAGGTATCTATTCCGGTTCTATTGGTTATTTTGAGCCTAACGGAAATACCGACTTTAACGTGATTATTAGATCACTCGTATACAACAGGAAGAAAAAAACAATTTCAGCCGCTGTAGGAGGAGCTATTACTATACTTTCAGATCCTGAACAAGAGTATGAAGAATGTAAGTTAAAACTTAAAGCCTTGGCTGAAACATTATGCTAG